The following are encoded in a window of Brevibacillus sp. DP1.3A genomic DNA:
- a CDS encoding efflux RND transporter periplasmic adaptor subunit, which produces MKKRASIILASVMLVAAGCSAPAPEAPQQTEAKAKVVEVVKVQKATKPVMLAVTGMVEAKRDAVLSFGTGGSISAISATKGAKIAQGQLLATLDTRYHQKEIAAAQGQVEEAAARKIKTLKGATAEAIEQKRLQVKSAQDSLDKAKQDLATSEKLFAGGAISQNEINASKRAVTQAEITLRDAQLSLNELQKGAEPEDVMVANASIKAAAGGVDRAKKSLDDAKIQAPFAGTVVDVNLQIGEQVSPGQEIIRLVDLSEVKVTLDVSNDLISQFHEKTKVQALSDDGKKSEGTIAFISPVVNKDTGKYRVEITIPNADGYWRGGMAATIEVPRQVNGFLVPLESVGVSQTDHYVMAVENGLTVRKPVKTGQLVGDSIEIVSGVKEGDQLLRSGITFYVEGQKVEAKGE; this is translated from the coding sequence GTGAAAAAACGGGCATCGATTATTCTGGCTTCGGTAATGTTGGTCGCAGCAGGTTGTTCAGCCCCAGCACCAGAGGCCCCGCAGCAGACAGAGGCAAAGGCGAAGGTAGTAGAGGTCGTAAAGGTACAAAAAGCAACAAAGCCAGTGATGCTCGCAGTCACAGGGATGGTGGAAGCCAAGCGGGACGCGGTGTTGTCGTTTGGTACAGGCGGATCGATCTCAGCGATCTCCGCGACCAAAGGTGCAAAAATCGCGCAAGGTCAGTTATTGGCCACATTGGATACCCGTTACCATCAAAAAGAAATTGCAGCGGCACAGGGGCAGGTGGAGGAAGCAGCAGCGCGGAAAATCAAGACGTTAAAGGGAGCGACAGCAGAAGCAATTGAGCAGAAGCGCCTGCAGGTAAAAAGCGCACAGGACAGTCTGGATAAAGCAAAGCAGGATCTCGCAACAAGTGAGAAGCTTTTTGCTGGGGGAGCCATTTCGCAAAACGAAATAAATGCGAGTAAACGGGCCGTTACGCAAGCAGAGATTACACTGCGTGATGCTCAGCTGTCTCTGAATGAGCTGCAAAAAGGAGCGGAACCAGAAGATGTCATGGTCGCCAACGCATCGATTAAAGCTGCTGCTGGCGGTGTAGACCGTGCGAAGAAGAGCTTGGATGATGCGAAAATTCAGGCGCCATTCGCAGGAACAGTCGTCGATGTGAACTTGCAAATTGGTGAGCAGGTGTCTCCAGGTCAGGAAATCATTCGCCTCGTCGACCTGTCCGAAGTGAAGGTAACCTTGGATGTTTCTAATGATTTGATCAGCCAGTTCCATGAAAAAACGAAGGTGCAGGCGTTATCTGACGATGGAAAGAAAAGTGAAGGAACCATTGCCTTTATTTCTCCAGTTGTGAACAAGGATACAGGTAAATATCGCGTTGAGATCACGATTCCGAATGCAGATGGTTACTGGCGTGGAGGAATGGCCGCGACGATTGAGGTGCCGCGCCAAGTGAATGGCTTCCTCGTGCCGCTGGAAAGTGTCGGCGTGAGTCAAACAGACCATTACGTGATGGCAGTAGAGAATGGACTGACTGTAAGAAAACCCGTGAAGACCGGTCAATTGGTCGGAGACTCCATCGAAATCGTATCTGGAGTGAAAGAAGGCGACCAACTCCTGCGCAGTGGAATTACATTCTACGTCGAAGGGCAAAAAGTAGAGGCGAAGGGAGAATAG
- the pepF gene encoding oligoendopeptidase F: MDDLTISSYINNEGVITVNKSKTLPKRSDVPAEYKWRLEDMYPTDNDWEADVQKVKQLTEKIAAMKGSLATSGKQLLAVLTLQDELLKTLDQVYVYARMRRDEDNANSKYQGLTDRATSLSTQVYGSISYIQPEILAIPTEDLQTWIKEVEGLEHYRILLDEITRFKPHTLSSEEEALLANMSELSSSPSKIFGMLNNADMKFPMITDENGEEVELTKGRYTQFMESKDRRVRKEAFEALYSTYGKFRNTIAASLTSAIKGDVFYARTRKYPSALYAALFADNVELPVYDNLIATIHEHLPLMHRYIALRKKLLGVDELHMYDLYVPIVPETDMKIPYDQAVSTIKEALHPLGEEYGRILEEGFSNGWIDVHENEGKTSGAYSWGAYTSHPFVLMNYQDNVNNMFTLAHEMGHALHSYYSNHAQPYTYADYKIFVAEVASTLNEALLMNHLLETTTDKKQRMYLINHYLEQFRGTVFRQTMFAEFEKIVHAKEEQGEPLTAESLSTIYRELNVSYHGPDMVVDSEVDLEWARIPHFYRGFYVYKYATGFSAATSLSKQILEEGQPAVDRYLQFLKGGSSDYPLNLLKGAGVDMTSPTPIAEALSVFKELLEELEQLIEQ; this comes from the coding sequence ATGGATGATTTGACCATTTCATCTTACATAAATAACGAGGGAGTGATCACGGTGAATAAAAGCAAAACACTGCCGAAACGCAGTGACGTCCCCGCTGAATACAAATGGCGTCTTGAGGACATGTATCCCACTGATAATGATTGGGAAGCGGACGTACAAAAAGTAAAACAGCTCACAGAAAAAATCGCAGCAATGAAAGGCTCTCTGGCTACTTCCGGTAAACAGTTGCTGGCCGTGTTGACTCTGCAAGACGAATTATTGAAGACGCTTGATCAAGTGTACGTCTATGCACGTATGCGTCGAGACGAAGACAATGCGAACAGCAAGTATCAAGGGCTGACTGACAGGGCGACCAGCCTCAGCACGCAAGTATACGGTTCTATTTCGTACATACAGCCAGAGATTTTGGCGATTCCCACGGAAGACTTGCAAACGTGGATCAAAGAAGTAGAAGGTCTTGAGCACTACCGCATTCTGTTGGATGAAATTACCCGCTTCAAGCCACATACGTTATCTTCCGAGGAAGAAGCTTTGCTGGCAAATATGAGCGAGCTTTCGTCTTCTCCTTCCAAAATTTTTGGGATGCTCAACAACGCTGACATGAAATTTCCGATGATTACGGATGAAAACGGCGAAGAAGTCGAGCTGACCAAGGGACGCTATACGCAGTTCATGGAAAGCAAAGACCGACGCGTGCGCAAAGAAGCATTCGAGGCGTTGTACAGCACGTATGGCAAGTTCCGCAATACGATCGCAGCCTCGCTGACATCTGCCATCAAAGGGGATGTTTTCTACGCGCGAACGAGAAAATATCCGTCTGCCTTGTACGCAGCCTTGTTTGCCGATAATGTGGAGCTCCCTGTTTACGATAACCTGATTGCAACGATCCATGAACATCTTCCGCTCATGCACCGATACATTGCTTTGCGCAAAAAATTATTGGGCGTAGATGAATTGCACATGTACGATTTGTACGTGCCGATCGTACCTGAGACGGACATGAAAATCCCGTATGATCAGGCTGTTTCAACGATCAAAGAAGCACTTCATCCACTTGGTGAGGAGTACGGTCGCATTTTGGAAGAGGGCTTTTCCAATGGTTGGATCGATGTTCATGAAAACGAAGGGAAGACAAGCGGAGCCTATTCATGGGGCGCCTATACGTCACATCCGTTTGTACTCATGAACTATCAGGACAATGTCAACAACATGTTTACACTGGCGCATGAGATGGGGCATGCTTTGCATAGCTATTATTCCAATCACGCACAGCCTTACACGTATGCCGATTACAAAATTTTCGTAGCAGAAGTGGCTTCTACACTGAACGAAGCACTACTGATGAATCATTTGCTCGAGACGACGACTGACAAGAAACAGCGTATGTACTTGATTAATCATTACCTGGAGCAGTTCCGTGGAACGGTATTCCGCCAAACCATGTTTGCTGAGTTTGAGAAAATTGTGCACGCAAAAGAAGAGCAGGGAGAGCCGTTGACAGCCGAATCTCTCAGTACTATTTACCGTGAGCTCAATGTTTCCTATCACGGACCGGACATGGTCGTAGACAGCGAGGTAGATTTGGAATGGGCGCGAATTCCTCATTTCTATCGCGGCTTCTATGTGTATAAGTACGCGACTGGCTTCTCGGCAGCGACGTCACTTTCCAAGCAGATATTGGAGGAAGGCCAGCCAGCCGTGGATCGTTATTTGCAGTTCCTCAAGGGCGGCAGTTCAGATTATCCGCTCAATCTGCTTAAGGGCGCAGGCGTAGACATGACGTCGCCAACACCGATTGCAGAAGCATTGAGTGTCTTCAAGGAATTGCTCGAAGAACTGGAACAACTGATCGAACAATAA
- a CDS encoding UDP-glucose/GDP-mannose dehydrogenase family protein translates to MKVAVIGTGYVGLTTAVSLAMNGHQVIGIDLVASKVEKLRQGISPIYEPGLEEALKKVLDDGALAFYTDLKEAKDAEIFFICVGTPEAVDGTADLTYLLGAVSDMEKVHSLAPQERIVVIKSTVPVGTGEKVAGMLAGCIGVSVASNPEFLREGSALLDALEPSRIVIGVDNPQAAARMEELYNGVKAPRVITTRANAELIKYASNAFLATRISFMNELARLSTALGTDIVTISRGMGLDSRIGPQFLRAGVGYGGSCFPKDTIALLQLAAEHNVHLSILDKVREVNATQPGWFLEQLCLQLPDLKGKQIAVLGLTFKPDTDDIREAPSLKLIEALLQKGASVKAFDPIGVPGVSKQFPQITYAQSAAEACEGAYAALLVTEWEQCVQLDWKQVHQSMAQPLLVDGRNAWPNQEVKEAGFHYIGVGRS, encoded by the coding sequence ATGAAAGTTGCCGTTATTGGGACCGGCTACGTAGGTTTGACGACTGCTGTCTCCCTTGCCATGAACGGTCATCAGGTGATCGGAATTGACCTCGTTGCGTCCAAAGTAGAAAAATTGCGCCAAGGGATCTCGCCGATTTACGAGCCGGGCTTAGAAGAGGCATTGAAAAAAGTATTAGATGATGGCGCGCTTGCTTTTTATACGGATCTGAAAGAGGCGAAGGACGCAGAGATTTTTTTCATTTGTGTGGGGACACCTGAAGCAGTAGACGGCACAGCCGATTTAACGTATTTACTCGGGGCTGTTTCTGACATGGAAAAGGTCCATTCGCTCGCACCGCAAGAACGCATCGTGGTAATCAAGAGTACCGTACCAGTCGGAACTGGCGAAAAAGTAGCGGGGATGCTGGCTGGCTGCATAGGAGTATCTGTTGCATCCAACCCGGAGTTTTTACGGGAAGGGAGTGCATTATTGGACGCATTGGAGCCTTCGCGAATCGTCATTGGCGTAGATAATCCTCAGGCAGCGGCTCGCATGGAGGAGCTGTACAATGGCGTGAAGGCACCGCGAGTAATCACCACCAGAGCAAACGCGGAGCTGATCAAATACGCTTCGAATGCATTTTTGGCAACCCGAATCTCTTTCATGAATGAGCTAGCACGGTTAAGTACCGCACTCGGGACGGATATCGTGACGATCTCGCGAGGAATGGGACTGGACAGCCGAATCGGTCCGCAATTTTTACGGGCAGGAGTAGGCTATGGCGGCTCCTGTTTTCCGAAGGATACGATTGCGTTATTGCAGCTCGCAGCAGAGCACAATGTTCACTTAAGTATTTTGGATAAAGTGCGAGAGGTGAATGCTACGCAGCCTGGATGGTTTTTGGAGCAGTTGTGCTTGCAGCTCCCTGATCTGAAAGGCAAACAAATTGCCGTTCTGGGGTTGACGTTTAAACCGGATACGGATGACATCCGAGAAGCGCCATCGCTCAAATTGATAGAAGCACTCCTGCAAAAAGGTGCTTCCGTGAAGGCGTTTGATCCGATTGGAGTACCTGGTGTCAGCAAGCAGTTTCCACAGATCACGTACGCGCAATCCGCGGCCGAAGCATGTGAGGGAGCATACGCCGCCTTATTGGTCACAGAATGGGAACAGTGTGTCCAACTCGATTGGAAACAGGTTCATCAAAGCATGGCGCAGCCGCTCTTGGTAGACGGACGAAATGCCTGGCCGAACCAGGAGGTAAAGGAAGCAGGCTTTCACTATATCGGAGTAGGGAGAAGCTGA
- a CDS encoding glycosyltransferase, giving the protein MHRVLVYRRKFLPKSETFIYEQLLGHQVVKPVVLTRQRAFNRKQFPYSPVYVRKHMAGLSTWLRRKKIKCLHARFGPAGLELLPFAQKSKLPLITSFHGFDATKRVKENPVYRRSLMRLFRKGQAFTVVSNHMRKRLIHLGCPPSKITLIRSGIDLRKFPMLPKQPVENGEYRLLSVGRLTEKKGMDTLIKAFTHVHKKHPKAKLIIVGDGEEKKKLKRLIKKNRLGTQVVLKGALPHREVQRELAKCHLFIIACKTARNGNQEGIPNVIMEAMASGRPVISTYHAGIPELVENKVTGYLVPEKSPTALGKMINRVLADGHEWAQITTEARLKVEKNHDIHKQRMMLEELYLRVSKK; this is encoded by the coding sequence ATGCATCGGGTCCTCGTTTATCGTAGAAAGTTTCTTCCCAAGAGTGAAACATTTATTTACGAGCAATTGCTTGGACATCAAGTGGTCAAACCCGTGGTGTTGACCCGACAGCGAGCCTTTAACCGAAAACAATTTCCTTATTCGCCGGTCTATGTGCGCAAGCATATGGCCGGCCTCTCCACTTGGCTACGACGAAAAAAAATTAAATGCCTGCATGCCCGTTTTGGTCCTGCTGGATTAGAATTGCTTCCTTTTGCACAAAAAAGCAAGCTCCCCCTGATCACTTCCTTTCATGGCTTTGATGCGACTAAGCGCGTCAAAGAAAATCCAGTGTACAGACGGTCTCTCATGCGTCTCTTTCGAAAGGGCCAGGCGTTTACAGTCGTCAGCAATCACATGAGAAAGCGCTTGATTCATCTGGGCTGTCCCCCATCCAAAATTACCCTTATCCGCTCAGGAATTGATTTGCGCAAATTTCCCATGCTGCCGAAACAGCCCGTGGAAAATGGGGAGTACCGATTGCTAAGCGTAGGGAGACTGACTGAAAAAAAGGGGATGGATACGTTAATCAAGGCGTTTACTCATGTGCATAAAAAACATCCCAAGGCGAAGCTAATCATCGTCGGCGATGGAGAAGAAAAAAAGAAGCTCAAACGACTGATCAAGAAAAACAGGTTAGGCACACAAGTCGTGCTCAAAGGAGCTCTACCACATCGTGAAGTCCAGCGTGAACTGGCCAAGTGCCATTTGTTCATCATCGCATGCAAGACAGCGAGAAATGGCAACCAAGAGGGGATTCCCAATGTCATCATGGAAGCGATGGCTAGCGGACGCCCTGTCATTTCCACCTATCACGCGGGGATTCCGGAGCTGGTCGAAAACAAAGTGACCGGATATCTGGTTCCGGAGAAATCACCGACTGCACTCGGGAAAATGATAAACCGTGTACTAGCAGATGGTCACGAGTGGGCACAGATCACGACAGAGGCTCGACTGAAAGTAGAAAAAAACCACGATATCCATAAGCAACGGATGATGCTAGAAGAGCTCTATTTGCGTGTGTCGAAAAAATGA
- a CDS encoding NAD-dependent epimerase/dehydratase family protein translates to MKKALVTGCAGFIGSHLTQRLLNDGVTVIGIDGFIDNYDVAAKLRNLAEIGKHPAFTFHSTSLQTGRWDIWLENVDAVFHLAALPGVRNSWGKSFADYVSHNILATQELLEACLQRPKPPIIVVSSSSSVYGTMQGTVTNENAPLRPVSPYGVTKEAMEQICSVYVKAYGLPVSMLRYFTVYGPRQRPDMAFHRFFRQMMKGEQVIMYGDGQQSRDFTYVTDAVEANLLAAQHAVPGDIFNVGGDREIKLIDVLSIMGTLMNLTPRITFQNGPAGDSLRTCADIQFAQQRLGYKPKVTLEEGLRHQLAEIRSQSKG, encoded by the coding sequence ATGAAGAAAGCTCTTGTCACCGGCTGTGCAGGTTTTATTGGGTCTCATTTGACACAGCGCTTGTTGAACGATGGCGTGACAGTCATCGGCATTGACGGGTTCATCGATAACTACGATGTTGCTGCGAAGCTGCGGAATCTGGCCGAAATAGGAAAACATCCTGCCTTCACCTTCCACTCTACCTCGCTTCAGACTGGGCGTTGGGACATTTGGCTCGAGAACGTCGACGCTGTTTTCCATCTCGCTGCCTTGCCGGGCGTGAGAAACAGCTGGGGAAAGTCCTTTGCCGATTATGTTAGCCATAATATTTTGGCTACACAAGAGTTGCTAGAGGCTTGCTTGCAAAGACCGAAGCCACCTATCATCGTGGTCTCGTCTTCTTCCTCGGTTTACGGGACGATGCAAGGGACCGTAACCAATGAAAATGCGCCTCTTCGCCCAGTTTCCCCTTATGGTGTGACCAAGGAAGCGATGGAGCAAATCTGCTCGGTTTATGTAAAAGCTTATGGACTCCCGGTTAGCATGCTTCGCTACTTTACGGTATACGGCCCCAGACAGCGTCCCGATATGGCTTTTCATCGTTTCTTTCGTCAAATGATGAAAGGCGAGCAGGTCATTATGTATGGTGATGGCCAGCAATCACGAGACTTTACGTATGTGACAGACGCGGTAGAGGCGAATCTACTGGCTGCACAGCATGCTGTTCCCGGTGACATTTTTAATGTGGGGGGAGATCGGGAAATCAAGCTCATCGATGTGCTATCCATCATGGGCACGTTAATGAATCTGACCCCTCGCATTACGTTTCAAAATGGGCCGGCCGGTGACTCCTTACGAACCTGTGCGGATATCCAATTTGCCCAACAACGCTTGGGGTACAAACCAAAAGTGACGCTAGAAGAGGGCCTTCGCCATCAATTAGCAGAGATTCGTTCGCAATCGAAGGGGTAA
- a CDS encoding glycosyltransferase family A protein yields MNPTFTVVIPAYNRAKFIRKAINSVLNQTSKDWKLLIIDDASTDHTRSKIEKYLYHPNIMYHRMEQNSGIGKVMNQALSMVDTPYLVQLDSDDWLPKRTLAVLKKYIHKSKKSTALFYGNMNIWKVRRGKYTKTIKVNHKSFHNKYQFLKYNRWMVSPRCYRVEALHKVGGWDTSDRYEGRIMEDRRIILRLIEKYRVRYINQILYNRTKHKGQLTDSKMKFRRNYLRKKTFKFYLKRWGKKYKAIYGYKNGYLVIKRLKKVRRRRR; encoded by the coding sequence ATGAATCCGACCTTTACTGTAGTCATTCCGGCATACAATCGCGCCAAGTTTATTCGCAAAGCCATCAACAGCGTCTTGAATCAAACCTCAAAAGATTGGAAGCTGTTGATCATTGACGATGCGTCCACCGATCACACCAGAAGTAAAATTGAAAAATATTTGTACCATCCAAACATTATGTATCATCGAATGGAACAAAATTCTGGAATCGGCAAAGTCATGAATCAGGCCTTGTCGATGGTGGATACCCCTTATCTCGTACAACTCGACTCCGATGACTGGTTACCGAAACGAACGCTGGCAGTGCTCAAAAAGTACATTCACAAAAGCAAGAAAAGCACAGCTCTGTTCTATGGCAACATGAACATCTGGAAAGTTAGGCGCGGAAAGTATACCAAAACGATTAAGGTGAACCATAAGTCATTTCATAACAAATACCAGTTTCTGAAATACAATCGCTGGATGGTTTCTCCACGTTGCTATCGCGTAGAAGCCCTGCACAAAGTGGGTGGTTGGGATACCTCGGATCGATACGAGGGAAGGATTATGGAGGACCGGCGAATCATTTTGCGATTAATTGAAAAGTATCGGGTGAGATACATCAATCAAATCCTATACAACCGGACGAAGCATAAAGGTCAGCTCACGGACAGCAAGATGAAGTTCCGCCGTAATTATTTGCGAAAAAAAACATTCAAATTTTATCTGAAAAGGTGGGGCAAGAAATACAAGGCCATCTATGGTTACAAGAACGGATATTTAGTCATTAAAAGGCTGAAGAAAGTGAGGCGTCGGAGACGATGA
- a CDS encoding glucose-1-phosphate thymidylyltransferase: protein MKGLILCAGRGSRLHPFSYSQPKTLLPVANHPVLHYCIRKLREVGIQDIGIVIHPSQSQIPPMVGDGSQFGATITFIRQEVRLGIAHAVQLAQPFLQDEPFILLLGDNLLMDSLHGLTKAFTKGKSDGVVMLSKVERPQDYGIAEVQKGRLISVEEKPRQPKSNLAVIGAYLFTPPIFESIATLQPSPRGELEITDAIQSMINRGFKLAHSVTNGKYSDVGTIDRWLEANQWMLTRELGNQHQIGKGTIVKNAKITGPVLIGDNCVIENCQIGPYVSIQNGVSLRNCSHIENSILLENCSLHDIAWKITNSVFGRSSMMTGQSSNSTGVFIVSDKSSICIPAVKREDV, encoded by the coding sequence GTGAAAGGGTTAATCTTGTGTGCTGGACGTGGGTCGCGACTGCACCCCTTTTCCTATTCGCAACCGAAAACCCTCCTCCCTGTGGCCAATCACCCGGTCTTACACTATTGCATTCGCAAACTGCGTGAAGTGGGCATTCAGGACATTGGCATCGTGATACATCCTTCTCAATCACAGATTCCTCCCATGGTGGGCGATGGTAGTCAATTCGGGGCTACCATTACGTTTATCAGGCAGGAGGTACGACTGGGAATTGCCCATGCTGTCCAGCTAGCGCAACCGTTTTTGCAAGACGAACCGTTTATCTTGCTACTAGGTGATAATTTATTGATGGATTCGCTTCACGGACTTACAAAAGCGTTTACGAAGGGAAAATCTGACGGTGTCGTGATGCTAAGTAAAGTGGAGAGACCACAGGATTATGGGATCGCAGAAGTACAAAAAGGACGACTAATCTCTGTAGAGGAAAAGCCACGTCAGCCAAAGAGCAACCTGGCAGTGATTGGCGCATACCTGTTTACGCCACCTATTTTTGAGTCGATTGCTACCCTGCAGCCATCTCCCCGAGGCGAACTAGAAATAACGGATGCGATTCAATCGATGATTAATCGCGGATTCAAGTTGGCTCACTCCGTCACTAACGGAAAGTATTCGGATGTGGGAACCATCGATCGCTGGCTGGAGGCTAACCAGTGGATGCTTACGAGGGAGCTAGGCAATCAACATCAAATTGGCAAAGGAACCATAGTGAAAAATGCGAAGATTACGGGTCCTGTACTAATCGGTGATAATTGTGTGATTGAAAATTGCCAAATCGGACCGTACGTCTCGATCCAAAATGGCGTAAGCTTGAGAAATTGCTCGCATATCGAAAATAGTATCTTGCTGGAAAACTGCTCGTTGCATGACATTGCATGGAAAATAACAAACAGCGTTTTCGGCCGCTCATCGATGATGACGGGTCAATCTTCTAACAGTACGGGAGTATTCATTGTAAGCGACAAATCGTCCATTTGCATTCCGGCTGTCAAGAGGGAGGACGTATGA
- a CDS encoding glycosyltransferase family 4 protein gives MNIAIISPGPFSVPPVKGSSVEHDIDEVTKMIEPIHNVTIYTRQCATYPTSSVEENRQFIRVPYQGPKPYLRRIINHIKKNKPDVILVENRPIYVLTLKRHFPKIPIFVNMHSHVYGSQPIISKENMRRTVRLATGFITNSEFLRQHFIRTCKIPANKIHAVHLGVDVTPYQVAKIAVKKMRQELGLKPDDRVLFYAGRLMHGKGVHVLIKAFRQVSKQDPKAKLVIVGGTGYGSNRLNPYVRELKRLAKPLGEKVRFVNFVPSAKMPLYYQIGDVVATPSVWKEAFCRVNLEAMASGKPVISTPRGGIREVVAHEKSGFIIPPKDWKKGLPAVWELLWSSPAVRNEMGKQALQRAKFFSWYATAQGYLNVFETVVPTRSEEKQPLLKTG, from the coding sequence ATGAACATCGCAATTATTAGTCCGGGTCCCTTTTCTGTACCACCGGTCAAAGGAAGCTCGGTCGAACACGATATTGACGAGGTCACAAAGATGATCGAGCCAATTCATAACGTGACGATCTACACTCGTCAATGTGCGACCTATCCGACCTCATCCGTGGAAGAAAACCGGCAGTTCATTCGCGTCCCGTATCAAGGGCCAAAGCCTTATTTGCGCCGGATTATTAATCATATCAAGAAGAACAAGCCAGATGTCATCCTCGTGGAAAACAGACCGATCTATGTTCTCACATTAAAACGCCATTTTCCCAAGATCCCGATCTTTGTGAATATGCACTCTCACGTGTATGGATCACAGCCGATCATCAGCAAAGAAAATATGCGGCGCACCGTTCGACTGGCAACAGGTTTTATTACGAACAGTGAATTTTTACGTCAACATTTTATTCGGACGTGTAAGATTCCTGCAAATAAAATTCATGCGGTTCACCTTGGGGTCGATGTCACGCCTTATCAGGTTGCAAAGATCGCGGTCAAAAAAATGCGTCAAGAACTCGGATTGAAGCCAGATGATCGCGTCTTGTTTTATGCCGGCAGACTCATGCACGGTAAAGGAGTGCACGTGCTGATCAAAGCCTTTCGCCAGGTGAGCAAACAAGACCCGAAAGCCAAACTCGTCATTGTAGGCGGTACGGGATACGGCAGTAATCGCCTGAATCCGTATGTTCGAGAGCTCAAGCGACTTGCGAAGCCTTTGGGTGAAAAGGTGCGTTTCGTCAATTTCGTACCATCCGCAAAAATGCCGCTTTACTATCAAATTGGGGATGTCGTGGCGACACCATCCGTTTGGAAAGAAGCGTTTTGCCGTGTCAATTTAGAGGCGATGGCTTCCGGAAAGCCCGTCATTTCCACTCCACGAGGCGGTATTCGTGAAGTCGTTGCCCACGAGAAAAGTGGCTTTATCATTCCGCCAAAAGATTGGAAAAAAGGATTGCCTGCTGTCTGGGAACTGTTGTGGAGTTCACCTGCCGTCCGGAATGAAATGGGCAAACAGGCCCTGCAACGTGCTAAGTTTTTTTCTTGGTACGCGACAGCGCAAGGCTATCTGAACGTGTTTGAAACAGTTGTTCCAACGCGAAGTGAAGAGAAACAACCGCTTTTAAAAACAGGTTAA
- a CDS encoding DnaD domain-containing protein, translated as MDSHILQLLQEGATSVSNLLLKMYKRMSLTDDEMMLLIHLLSFQQEGNRFPTLTELEERMSMTSRRLIQSLQKLLKEDWITIDEFIDPQTGMRHEQYNLTPLYKKLYQTWREQQADPRSMEPFMEVAVSLDAEPVAIYARFEQAFGRPLAPFELENIHMWTEQDGYQEELILTALREAATVGKLHIRYIDRILLEWQKQQITTVEQARLYSLNFRRQANMRDHGQPL; from the coding sequence ATGGACTCCCATATATTGCAATTGTTGCAAGAAGGAGCAACATCCGTCTCCAACCTTCTTTTGAAAATGTATAAGCGTATGTCATTGACTGATGACGAGATGATGCTATTGATTCATCTACTATCCTTTCAGCAGGAAGGGAATCGATTCCCGACCTTAACAGAGCTGGAGGAACGCATGTCCATGACGAGCAGGAGATTGATTCAATCTCTACAAAAGCTATTAAAAGAAGATTGGATTACGATAGATGAGTTTATCGATCCACAAACTGGTATGCGTCATGAGCAATACAATTTGACCCCCTTGTACAAAAAGCTGTACCAGACCTGGCGGGAGCAGCAAGCAGACCCGAGAAGCATGGAGCCCTTTATGGAAGTGGCCGTTTCTCTGGATGCCGAACCTGTTGCTATTTACGCTCGCTTTGAGCAGGCATTTGGTCGCCCGCTAGCACCGTTTGAATTGGAGAACATCCATATGTGGACCGAACAGGACGGCTATCAGGAAGAATTGATTTTGACCGCTTTGCGTGAGGCTGCAACTGTCGGCAAACTCCACATCCGCTATATCGACAGGATCTTGCTCGAATGGCAAAAGCAACAGATTACAACCGTAGAACAAGCACGTCTTTACAGCTTGAACTTCCGTAGACAAGCAAATATGAGAGACCACGGGCAACCGCTTTGA